One Onychostoma macrolepis isolate SWU-2019 chromosome 15, ASM1243209v1, whole genome shotgun sequence DNA segment encodes these proteins:
- the flot2b gene encoding flotillin-2b, translating into MGCCLTVGPNEALVVSGACCGSDAKTYVVGGWAWAWWLISDTQRITLEIMTLQPKCEDVETAEGVAITVTGVAQVKVMTDKDLLAVACEQFLGKSVMEIKAVVLQTLEGHLRSILGTLTVEQIYQDRDEFARLVREVAAPDVGRMGIEILSFTIKDVYDKLDYLSSLGKTQTAAVQRDADIGVAEAERDAGIREAECKKEMMDVKFLADTKMADSKRELELQKAAFNQEVNTKKAESQLAYELQAAKEQQKIRLEEIEIEVVQRKKQISIEEKEIDRTEKELIATIKRPAEAEAYKMQQLAEGHKLKKVLTAQAEAEKIRKVGEAEAISILSVGKAEAERMRLKAEAYQQYGEAAKTALVLEALPKIAGKVAAPLARTNEIVILSGDSSRVTGEVNRLLAELPVSVNALTGVDLSKIPLLQMMTGAQV; encoded by the exons ATGGGTTGCTGCCTGACTGTTGGACCAAATGAAGCGCTCGTTGTGTCAG GTGCCTGTTGTGGGTCAGACGCAAAGACATATGTGGTGGGAGGCTGGGCATGGGCATGGTGGCTTATATCAGACACACAGAG AATTACACTAGAGATTATGACACTACAGCCGAAGTGTGAAGACGTGGAGACAGCAGAGGGAGTCGCTATTACAGTTACAGGAGTTGCTCAA GTCAAGGTTATGACTGACAAAGACTTGCTGGCAGTTGCCTGTGAGCAGTTTCTGGGAAAGTCTGTCATGGAAATCAAGGCTGTGGTCTTGCAAACCTTGGAGGGACATTTGCGTTCCATATTAG GCACATTGACAGTGGAGCAGATCTACCAGGACAGAGATGAGTTCGCTCGGCTGGTGAGGGAGGTGGCAGCTCCTGATGTGGGCCGGATGGGCATTGAGATCCTCAGCTTCACTATAAAA gaTGTCTATGATAAGCTGGACTACCTGAGCTCTCTTGGAAAAACTCAGACAGCGGCTGTACAAAGGGACGCTGACATCGGAGTGGCCGAGGCAGAGAGGGATGCTGGGATTAGA GAAGCTGAGTGCAAGAAAGAAATGATGGATGTGAAGTTCTTGGCCGACACTAAAATGGCCGACTCCAAGCGAGAGCTGGAGCTGCAGAAAGCTGCTTTCAATCAAGAAGTGAACACTAAG AAAGCCGAGTCTCAGCTGGCCTATGAACTACAGGCAGCTAAAGAGCAGCAGAAGATCAGATTGGAGGAGATCGAAATCGAGGTTGTGCAGAGGAAAAAACAGATCTCCATCGAGGAGAAAGAGATTGATAGGACAGAGAAGGAGCTGATTGCGACAATCAAGCGTCCTGCTGAAGCAGAGGCTTACAAGATGCAGCAGCTGGCTGAAGGACACAA GTTGAAAAAAGTGCTGACTGCTCAGGCCGAGGCAGAGAAGATCAGGAAGGTCGGAGAGGCGGAGGCCATCTCTATCTTATCTGTAGGGAAGGCCGAGGCCGAGAGAATGAGGCTGAAGGCAGAGGCCTACCAGCAGTACGGAGAGGCCGCCAAGACTGCACTCGTCCTGGAAGCACTTCCCAAG ATCGCTGGAAAGGTAGCAGCTCCTCTGGCCAGGACCAATGAGATTGTTATTCTGAGTGGGGACAGCAGCCGCGTGACCGGGGAGGTGAACCGTCTCCTCGCTGAGCTGCCTGTGTCTGTTAATGCACTGACGGGTGTGGACCTGTCCAAG ATCCCTCTGTTGCAGATGATGACAGGTGCTCAAGTATGA